The following DNA comes from Populus trichocarpa isolate Nisqually-1 chromosome 19, P.trichocarpa_v4.1, whole genome shotgun sequence.
aaaaaaaggcccGGAAGTTGATGTAtgttaaataactaaaaatgatggattatttattttaaatatttagattaagatggttttttaaaaaatagtattagaattttattattcaattattaatcaaacaattataaattcaaatctgattatttatgaataaagttaaaaaaaatattctaaaaagtaataaaaaattatttttgaaacctatttaacattaacatattttactcaaaatatatatttttgcaaaaaGAGATCCTAGAATCCCTCGAAGATGTTGGCAGTGGACCGACTGGTCGCGGTCCCTTAGTTTTGAaaggagaggaagagaaaaacaatgatgaggaaaacaaagagaaagaggatGCTTTGAGTAAAGCAAGAGAGTCTCATCTAGTTGTGGCGCTGATAGCAACGGTAATATTTGCAGCAGCATTCACCCTACCTGGCTGTTACAAGAGCGACCAAGGCACAACAATTCTAGTTTAAAAAGCTGCTTTTATAGTATTTGTCATCTCAGATGCAATGACAATGGTGCTCTCTATTTTAGTTGTCTTTATtcactttttaatttcactgaTTCATGGTTTTGAAATGGTCAAGGATAAAGAGATAGATGAGGAAGAtgctatgaaattattttaggtTGTCACGTGGTTGACCATGATTGGCATGGGCACAATGATCATCGCATTCATCTCGGGCACGTACGCGGTTCTAGAGCCTTCCTTGAGGCTTGCTATCAACACTTGTCTCATTGGTCTGAGCTTCTTCTTCCTTGTGTATTTAGTGTTTAGGTTCATTCACAAGAATCTAAAAGGTCAGATATACCAGTGAAATAATCAAAGTAaattttctattaaataaaactccgatgtattttttttaaattcttattgtttttggaAAACATTTGTGATGTCATATGTTTTGAAATCATGTGTTTGGTTCTCaaatcaatctttaattttttatattttattttgtaattgataCGCATCAAAAGTCAAGTACTCAAAAAATCTgacactattttttatttatttattttctttttcttattcttgaCTAAATTTAGTGACACAACTACTAGTTGGGAGTTGGGACACCTAAATTTATTATCCAAGTATAATTTGTCTTGATGGCCTGTTTATTAATCAAGATTGTACTctacattatttgtttttgtgtttaaaaagtattatttaattttttaaatttgaaattaatttttttataattttaaattattttaatatattaatattaaaaataaatttttttaaataagaaaagtgGGATATGCCAAGTTTCATTCTTCATTGGCTGCTGTGCCAGCTAGCTAGCTTGTTCCATGAAGTGCATGTAAGGTTGAAATAATCTCATCGACTCTATTGGACAACAAGTCAGACCTGACAAatcagacaagaaaaaaaagatactgaaaaaaaaaagatggcataatatttttaaattgaaaattgcaaAGATActgtttgcatttttttaaaaacgaattaaaaatatttgaattaataaatcACATAATTAAGAACGGTTAAAacagttgggtttttttttgtaaaaaaataaaaataaatgcaagtGTAAATATTTAACCTAGTAACAATAtggttgctttttatttttttatttaattgtatgaaaataaaagtaaatatttgtaataaagatagttattttaattctctggaaaaaatatatttttatttaaaattctcttttcatataattttttttaatttgaaaaacatatcttttctaatagcaataaactttaatattggataaaaaaataaagaaaactaaaatagaaattagaaaaattgtattgatttgaaataaagagTGAACAATGTATCTAATcaaaactccttttttttttattagtgtttttttttgttacaaaaacatgtttttttaaagaagtattgttcttttaagttaaaacttatcaaaatcatatatattttagaatttcttactttgaagattttaataaaatagaagaaacacattAAATAAAGTTACTTTAATCCCTGTGATAAATAATTTTGCCATCGAATcccaaaatgaattttaatcaaCGTTCTGACATTAGTTACGGCGAGCTCAAGATGAAATTTTCTGGGAAAGTATCAAACTTGGACTAGTTAATAATTACAAGCAGAAAGGGCATCTCACAAAAGAGAGTGTGTGAAGGAGGAGTGCATCAGGTAAATTGCTAATCATAAATTCCATCTTTTGACTCTTAGCATCCATGTTTGCAAACATGGGTTTTGGAGATAAGTGCTCAGTTTGCAAGTGAAAGCGAAGAAGacaataattttgattaaaaaaaaaaaaacacttatctGAGTCCACTTATGCTGCATAATATGAGCCAGTCATTACCCCCAccacttcaagaatttgataagcGAAATGTATTgcagatttaaaatttaaattcatagttttattttttaaaaaataaatatatactaAGTGTTTCCTTAAAATGTCTGCAAGaggttttaaataaattagaaaacccTATCTctataagaaaacaattttgaattcaaaagcataaagaaaattaatataaaatgtgaaataaaataataaatctaaaaaaaaataacaaaattagccCAAACAGCAATTTTTGAACCAAAATCAAGCAGTCTGATGAATGATGGAGTGGCTTCCCACGGGAAAACAACTTATAGAACCTCTTGCAAAAATTTGATATCGACCCATTATCAAATCTCTTGTTATTTCTATTCTAAACCGTTACTATAGAATATCATAacctttagtttttataaacCTAACTGTATCAGTTTTGATTCGACAATTTTAAGTATCTAAATCGATAACTAAAACttaattagattaaattttaGTATTCAAAATTTATATGCATCAAGTTTTGATTCGAcaataatttgaatataaataatatcaaaacgtGACATGTAAATACCTATCATCATCACCCCTTTACAAGGATTAAATGACCGAAtgaaataatttgtaaaattcttAGCTACTAAAATGTTTGAAAActtaaagaaatttgaaaattaatttttttaataatattaaggaaataaaaaattgaaaactataagttacaaaaaatcttagaatatttaggaaattaaaataaaaaccaattggATATTAATTGTGCGAAGCACATACATTTTTCCAAGTACAATTTGCTTTGGTGGTTTGTTTATTAATCAAGATTGCCCTTGCAAAGTATTATACTGTATTAAGTGGGATATGCCATGTTTTATTCTTCTTCGGCTCCTGTGCCACGTAGCCAGCTTGTTCCATGAAGTGCATGCAAGGTTGGTCGAATCTCATCGACTCCATTGGATAAAGAAGTCAGACCTGACAAACCAGACTGGTCTTGATCATAAACAAGAGCGTGTTCCAAAAATGTTTCTTGTCCATTATAGATGAAAGTAAAGACTGACATCTTTGCCGATGAAGGTAACGTTAAACAAAGAACTTATATAAGATGAAGGTAATAGTAAACAAAGAACTTAAGCATACATTAAGCATAACAAATCGCAGAGTTTCCTACAAGAATTTAAATTTGGCATGAGGAGAGGCTCTTGGGAATTGGAAAAGAATTTCAAACATGCTTTAGCAAGAACCTCAGCAGCTCCATTTCCTTCCGACACTTCTTAGGAAGCCAGTCTTTGTCCCTCCCTGCATACTTTGATTCCATGCTGTTCTTATCGCCAATAATGCTGTGTAGTCTGATAGTCTTCAGCTTGGGAGACAGACTCTGTCAAGTGGCTTTTTGTGATTCCAAGGAGTCTCCTTTCTTGAATTGATGCTTCTTCCGGAACCTTTAATGtatctaaaaattcaatttgctaCATTACATGAATTTTCTAGACTTGTAATGAAGGAAAGTACCAGTAGAAAGAAAGATGGATGAAAAGGACAAACTGTGAAAAGTTACAAGCTCTCACATAAACATAGGAGGAAGATGTGACTTCAAGTGTCAGTGTCTCAAGCTCTGGTGAGATCCTCATTAAGTGAAATATCCCTGGAAGCTCCCATTTCCTTAGCCAAGTTTCTAATGTCAAACATTTGCGACTTGAGATGGAGGATTACATCTTAATCGTCTCACACACTGAAAACATCTTTGCTCATAGGACAGGAAAGAACGAAGTGAAGAAGAAATATCAAGACCATACATTGATATGATACACATTTATGATTGGAAAGTTGGAATGCAAACAATTGTCTTGAGTTCCTCTACAATGATTATGAATGTGTAGTCTAACTTATCAGTGAgagcaaattaaaattaacataccATTGAAAAGATTTATAGGCACATTTGGGATTGTGTCCAGGATCTGTTCTGTTCCCAgatttcagtaaaaaaaaaaaaaaagtgtatttgAAAATCCTGTGATCTCCAACACAGGTTTGGCCTTCAAAAACTCAAGGCCACGATATAGGAGCTGCAACACTTTCCCAGACACTACTATATCAAAATATGTTTCAGAGATTCACACTCGCGTAAATTGATAGGGAAAATTAACTGACCTATTTTCTGAATGAAATTCAAGCAGCAAcagttcttaaaaaagaaacacacaaaaaatGCATACAAGGTATGTGAAGTGTGACTTTTCCACAAATTAATAAGCATACCTGAAGACAATAATACTTCACTGAAAGAACTTTGACTTCACTCAGATCACCAGCAAttctcaacatttttttaagaGCTTCATCATCTACAAGATTTTCTATCTTAAGCTCAAATCCAAGCTCTACTCTCTCCAGGAAAGTGCAGGACCTATCTTCAATCATGTAGCCCTCAAAGTCCATTTCTCCCCAAAGACACAATGAGTGTACATTTGGAGCGCAAATCTTCAGATCCTTACCATTCCACCCATACTGTTTTAAATAACCTAAGCACAAACTCTTCACGTTCTTCCCATTCAGGTTCACGGATTTCATATCATTACACTCCAAAATAACCAACTTCTCCAGCAAAGGACTGCCAGAcaaaattatattcaatttcTCATCACAGATAACATCAAATCTCTCTCAGTGGTAAGCTTCTAAGAGAGGGCCAATTAACGGAccttatattataaaaacagaaaaataccAGTTTCAGTAAAAGTACAGAGGCAATTCGAGTGGATAATCACGGCAAAGGTCATCTTTCTACATGGTAAAATGAAACTCTTCAACCAGTCTTTTAACAGAAAAATGAATCCGTGTATAGATAGTTGACTTGAACTCATGTTTGTATTCCATATCTATTGAAAATCTACGAACCTTTTGGTGCATGGTGActgcaatatataaaaaatagtatagaAAAGAGGCAACTGCCGTAACTTGAGTTCTGTTAGAAAAATGTACAAAACAATAACCCACCAAATAATGTAGAgtatagtattttaaaatattctttgatTTTAGCATTTGTAACTTTTCAAAGTGACTGCATAGCCTTTATAAGTATACATTTCTTATATTGTCAGTTGATTCCTACGAACCTTCTAATGCATACTTAGCGGTTTATGCGTTATCCATTATCTTAAAAGtaacattatttaaatattagtgGATGATTGTGAgtaattgttgattttattttttattttttttacacattCTCGTTTTGGATTGAAGTTAACATTACTTTATTTATAGGCTTCTCAAAACCATTTTCAACTATTTCCAGCCAAGCTTTTATTCAAATACTTcaagttttataattgttttttgtcaacttagaatattaaaataaaaagttttgattgatcatatcaaataatcaaatttaagcTTCAATACTATTTGTTGGATGAAAGTAATAGGTgttgtagaaaataaaaaaaaaataatgcaaaatcaaataactcaaaaacaaagctataaaacaaaaaaaaaattgagaggaagGTTAACTTTATTGAagtgtttttctctttgatttcacTTTCTATCTtgattcataataaaaatcaagatagTATTGAagcataagaaaatattatcagcatcaaatcaaaaaaaaaaaatctccaagtatctaagatgatatatatatatatatatatatatatatatatatatatatatatattacaattaaaatgaagaaaacaacaatTTCATCAACATTTCCAGTACGCGGAACAAGAAATGCAGTAATTACTGAGCATTTTTCTCATCAGTACCTACACTCCACCAATATACAAAGTACTCTTCCAAGTTTCACGTCACATGGTTAAAAGTGTCTAAGAGAGATCCTGTTGTTAACTTAAGGTTACAGTTTCTTAAAATGCTCAAACTCGGATCCAAGATTGCCTAGCCTGCGCCAAGTAAGCCAACGTGAAAAATTCGAGATGCCTGCTAGAAAATTTTAACCtgtattaaaattcttaaaattggcaataaatttttttgatagatataaattagagaaaaaaaggtGACAACTAGATGCATAATATTAAAGTGACATATTATGTGTGATATGATAATCAGtttaataaactaataattatgttcaaatgttaaacaaattccaagagttttaattaaaaaaacaattataatatcaacaattaaaaaaaactattatgagcatcaaataaataaaaatctccaAATAACAAAGAAACTACTAATGGAAACCCTATTTATCATGACATTGATGCATACCAACCGTTTCTTTAATTCTTGCCTTGGATCCaagtctaaaatttaaatttgtctGACAACTTTCGTGgaaattcaatttttgaaaatagCTTGACCTTCTTCGTCTCTTGAACATGAACATACTCATTATGATGATTGTCCTAGCTTGTCTTCCTCGACGTCAATTTCTCTGCCCCACTTGCATCTTTTCTGTCTTCACTCGTTTTTCTTATGATTATAGCTGGACCACAGTCTACTTGTTATGttttaaccatatttttaaaaaatattatttttttaatttgaaatttaattatatttgatatttttgaatcattttaataagctcaatcaaaattaaattttaaaaaataatgaaaatattattttaatatatttctaaataaaaaatattttaaaaactaatttttaacaaaCTTCCAAACAAGTATTTAAAGTCACATTGTACTCAATAATTCTAACCATCAGAAAGAGAttgcttttgcttttatatattttttaaaaacaaatcaaattaattttttttttgtgatttttaatagtgtattgattttaaaaataaaaaaaatcataaaaaatattatttgaatatattttaaaataaaaaaatatattttaaaattatcatcaacTGTAACGTAAAATATATACTAAGAGTCTATTTAAAATTATACTAGCAGTTCTAGTTCAAATTACTTTATCTCTTCTGCTACTTCACTAAATGCCGAGTTGGAGAATCCGATGACTTCACCGGAACATCCGCTAATTGGGGACTACACAATAGAGCTTTGGGAAGAGTTTCCATCCTATTCCGAAGAAGTCAAAGAAGTTGTTGACCTCAACTTGTTCCAACTTTTTAATATCTTTCCTGCAGACCGAAATCCCTTACAACTTTTGAGTACCTTTCTGAGAGAGATTTTATCAGCGGAATAGCAAGCGGCATTAAGGGATCGCTGATCTGTATTGTAAGGTTATGGCAGAGATGCTTGGAGTTTAAATTTCGGAACTGAAGTCTCTTTGTTCGACTATCGGATGCGCTGAGTTCGCCAAACGTTTTGTGTGCTTTGACTCAGATTTAAGtttggttttcaaaaaataaattcttagttagaaatacattaaaataatatatttttttattttaaaaaaattattttttagattagtacatcaaaatatctgaaaacataaaaaaatattttaaataaaaaaaatttaaaatttataaaaatacaatttaaactAGTTTTCAAAGGGACCACATGCAGTTTTTTCTAGTAGCTAGTTAATGCAATCAACTACCAGATAGTAACTTTTAGTAGTACAACCACAAATCTACACAtccaaacattttaaaattacaaaattaaaataaattgttacaatttaaaaaataaaacgccAAGATCTGATTTTATGGATTTTATCAGCGGAACAGCAAGCAGCATTAAGGGATTGCTGATCTGTATGGTAAGGTTATGGCAGAGATGCTTGGAGTCTAAATTTCGGAACCGAAGCCTCTTTGTTCGACTATCAAATGTGTTGAGTTCGACAAACGCTTTGTGTGCTTTGACTCATATCTAAGTCCGGTCTCTGCTAAGAGTATccatataaatacattaaaattattattttttattttaaaaaaattatttttaatattaggatatcaaaattaaacataaaaaaaattatttttaataaaaaaaatttaaaattttaaaaaatatcatttcaactGGTTTCCAAAAGAACCCTAAGTCACATGCAGTTTTTTCTAGTAGCTAGTTAATGCAATCAACTACCAGATAGTAACTTTTAGTAGTACAACCACAAATCGACACATCCaaacatttcaaaattaaaatatattgttatagtttaaaaaataaaatgccaaGATCTGATTTTATGGATGCTGAAGGTTTTATTGGGTGGGTAGCTTAACTAGTtaagttttagatttgttttttagaagtcACTGGTTCGAGTTTTACAAATCTCAAGGTTATTGaagacttacatggttgttaatttcagggtctGTTGGATTAATTGAGGTGTGCGTAAATTGTCCTAGACAccgatattaataaaaaaaaaggaaaaaagaatgctataattttttttatttttttttagttgtggtAATAAAAGAAGTTTGGGACTTATGGCTTAAATATATGCAGCTTAGGTTCATATAAGCCCAGATATAAGCAGTCGAGATAATTCTTGTTTCTTGTACTGAAGTATGAACATACTCAGTATGATTGTCCTAGCTTGTCTTCCTCGACGTCCATGTCTCTTCCCCACTTGCACCTTTTCTGTCTTCACTCGTTTTTCTTCTGGTTAGAGCTGGACCACAATCTCCTTATCTTCAAGTCTTAGATGtgtgaaacatttttttaaaatttttaattttttttaatttgaaattaaattatatttgatgtttttaaatcattttaatatactgatataaaatttaattttaaaaattaataaaaaaatattattttaatatatttttaaataaaaaaatactttaaaaaataatctttattacGCTTTTAAACATGCCTTTAAAATTAACTACATTGTCCTTCGTAATTCTAACCATAACAAAGagattgcttttgtttttatatatttaaaaaaaattaattttatgtttttatttgtgtttttttaatagttttgatgtattaatttaaaaaaattataaaaaaattattttaatatatttttaaataaaaaatattttttaaaaatataataaactgAAATCTCATGCAATTTTATCTACTAGCTAGTTAATACAGCCATCTACCTGATAGTAACTTGTAGTAGTACAACCTGATATTTTAAAAcgcttcaaaattaaaatatctggttccaattgaaaaaataaaactccaactataataaaatatagacaATCGTGGTATAATCTGTGTTTTGCTCAAAAcgtactaattttttttattttttttttgttataagttaatttgtttttatatttttaaataattttaatataatgatattaaaaataattttttaaaaataaaaaattattattataatatattttcaaataagacacattttaaaaaaaaaacaacctatcATACTCTTAAATACCATTTAACTCCGGGGAAGCAACAAACCAAATAAATCAGCAGCTTGTGATAAGTTGAGGAATGTAACCTCTTACATTTGTGCCGCAGTGATTTCTCCCCTTCATTTGTTTACATTTCATTTAGTGAGTTCTCCAAGCTACATAATGGATTCTTCTGAGAAAATGAATAGCATCATCTATATGGATCCTGTCTTGTACAAAGCTGCGGAAGAAGGCAATATCGATCCCTTTGAGAATTGTCAAACTTGCCTTGATCAGTTATTGACTCCAGACGAGAACACCATTCTTCTTGTCTACTTAAGAAACCAAACGACGGAGCCGAAATCCACTGATTTCGTTTATAAAATTCTTGAAAGGTGTCCACCACTGTTATTCCAAGccaataaaaaaggagaaaccCCCCTGCATTTGGCAGCAAGATATGGCCATGCCAATGTGGTAAAACTCCTCATTGAACGTGCAGAAGCTCTACCTTCAGATCCGGAGAGCAGAGTAACTAAAGCTAAAATGATGTTGAGGATGACCAATGGAGAGCGAGATACAGCGTTGCACGAGGCAGCTCGAAATAACCAGAGCCATGTGGTGGAAATATTGACTAAAGAGGACCCTGAGTTTCCATATTCCGCCAATGTTGATGGAGAAACTCCACTTTATATTGCTGCTTCCAGTTGGGTTCAAGTACGAGAAAAGGTGATCGATGAAATCCTAACTAATTGCATTTCAGCCAAACATTATATTGCTGCTTCCACTATCCCGAAGTCGAGCGAAGAACGAGGAAAGGTAGTCGATGGAATCTTAGGAAATTGCATCTCAGTAGACTACGGCGGCCCTAATGGTAGAACTGCTCTACACGCGGCAAGCGCGGTGGGAGATGATGGTAGGATTTTGTGCTCAAGTCTggagaattaaataatttatatataatagtgTAAACTATAGTTTAAAATCCAcgtatatttgattttatatatccGTGTTTGCTTCATAATtagcttttttgaaaaaataaaattaattataccacTAAAATTCTTTGTTAGTTTAACTGTTGGATATATAGTAATTGACATAGACTATGTGAAATCTCTGTTTTTCATGAAGGAAAACTTTTATTACTCGTTTTGTTGGTTTCAGAGACAGCAAGAAAattgttagaaaaagaaaagaaattgacaaaaacaacCGATGAGAACGGCTGGTCACCACTTCACTACGCTGCCTATTTCTCTACTAGGTTAAATATTTCAGTTGTGAAAGTATTACTAGAATATGATGCGTCCGCGGCCTACATTGCTGaaacgaagaagaagagaacAGCACTTCACTTTGCTGCCATTCAAGGACATGTAGACGTAATGAAAGAGATTGTTTCTCGATGTCCAGCTTGTTGTGAGGTAGTTGATAACAGAGGTTGGAATGCCCTTCACTATGCTGTGGCAAGTAAAGATAGAAAAGTATTCGAGGAATGTCTGAGGATTCCTGAACTTGCAAGACTTCAAACCGAGAAGGATGACAAAGGAAACACGCCCTTCCATCTAATTGCAGCTTTAGGGAACGAGAAGAAGCAATGGAGAcgtgtt
Coding sequences within:
- the LOC18108609 gene encoding ankyrin repeat-containing protein At5g02620 isoform X1, encoding MDSSEKMNSIIYMDPVLYKAAEEGNIDPFENCQTCLDQLLTPDENTILLVYLRNQTTEPKSTDFVYKILERCPPLLFQANKKGETPLHLAARYGHANVVKLLIERAEALPSDPESRVTKAKMMLRMTNGERDTALHEAARNNQSHVVEILTKEDPEFPYSANVDGETPLYIAASSWVQVREKVIDEILTNCISAKHYIAASTIPKSSEERGKVVDGILGNCISVDYGGPNGRTALHAASAVGDDETARKLLEKEKKLTKTTDENGWSPLHYAAYFSTRLNISVVKVLLEYDASAAYIAETKKKRTALHFAAIQGHVDVMKEIVSRCPACCEVVDNRGWNALHYAVASKDRKVFEECLRIPELARLQTEKDDKGNTPFHLIAALGNEKKQWRRVLYKYCYNKREVCGLNKRKLSVKDIYFGDFGDFGEIQEEILESLEDVRSGPLGSRIKVLKGENEEEKEAMSKARESHLVVAALIATVTFAAAFTLPGGYKNDQGPNEGTAILVKKAAFIVFVISDAMSMVLSILAVFIHFLTAFIQGFKMEKNKEIDEETIEKLFEVATLLTMIGMGTMIIAFITGTCAVLEPSLGLAICTCLIGMNFFILGNVVCGFIYKDLRD